The Vibrio penaeicida sequence CTGCTCCAGTCTATACAGATGCTCGCTTAATGGAGCAAAAGCTCGTAGGACAAACAAGTGAAAGTAAGCGCCAAGAAATTGCTGAAATAGTAAAAGAAAACCGTGCCGACGCTGCATTGCTAACTCAACTTGATTCCATTTGTTGGCTGTTGAATGTCCGTGGCTTAGATGTCTCTTGCTTACCGGTGCTGCTATCACACGCCATTGTTCATGCTGACGCTAATGTAGAGTTCTTTATTGACCCAGCACGCTTACCTAGCGAATTTTCTGAGCATGTAGGTCAAGGTGTAACGGTTTATTCTCCGGAGCAACTTGAGACACAACTTCAAGCGCTTTTAGGCAAGAATGTTTTAGTGGACCCAGCAACAAGCAACGCTTGGTTTACACTGACTCTACAAAATGCTGGTGCCGAAGTTATTAATGGTAACGACCCATGTTTACTTCCGAAGGCAGCAAAAAACTCAGCAGAAATTGAAGGGATGCGCGCATCGCACCTTCGTGATGGTGCGGCAATGGTTAACTTCTTATCGTGGCTTGATGCTGAGGTAGAAGCTGGAAATTATCATGATGAAGGTCTTCTTGCAGATAAGCTTCATGAATTCCGTAAGGCCGATCCAACGTTGGCGGATTTAAGCTTTGACACTATTTCTGCTTCAGCTGGTAATGGCGCAATGTGTCACTACAATCACATGAACCAACCAGAACCCGGTAAGTTAGAACCAAATTCACTTTACCTTGTAGATTCAGGTGGTCAGTACCCAGATGGTACAACAGACATCACACGTACTATTGCGATAGGTAAACCTAGCCACGACATGATCCAGCAATTTACGTTGGTTTTGAAAGGTCATATCGGGCTTGCTAATGCAATATTCCCTCATGGCACAACAGGTCACCAGCTCGACATTCTTGCGCGTCAGCATCTCTGGGCAAATGGCTATAATTTCGATCATGGTACTGGTCATGGTGTTGGGCATTTCCTAAGTGTTCATGAAGGTCCTCAAAGAATCGCGCCTGTTGTTAATAACGTCGCTCTACTGGAAGGCATGGTACTTTCTAATGAACCAGGTTATTACCGTGCTGATGAGTTCGGTATTCGGATAGAAAACTTGGAGTTAGTTGTCGAAGTTGAAACGCAAGGCGATATGGACATGCTAGCGTTTGAATCACTAACACGATGCCCTATCGATAAGCGCAATATTGATGTCGCTCTTCTGACCGACTCAGAATTAACTTGGTTAAACAGCTACCATGCAAAAGTGTGGGATGAGATCAGCCCGTTAGTATCTGGTTCATCTTTAGATTGGTTAAGACTCGCCACTGAACCACTAACTCGATAAGATTTTTCTAGATTTCAAAAACAAAACCCCGCTAAGTTTAGCGGGGTTTTTATATGAGTAATGAAAGTCAAAAAGATACTAAGTTGGGTCGTTGTGTTTCACGTGAAACATCTCACCAAAAATCGCATTCTAATCATCCTCCAGAAAAACAACTTATCCAGAATAAGCATGGTGCCAATCTTTCCAAACAGGTTCAAATCCCTTACTTCTAACGGCGTTTGCTACTTGAACAGAAGAACGCTCGTCGCTTATCGCAAACTGCTCGAGTTCTTCTTCGTCATTAGCATAGCCTCCTGGCTGAGTCTTTGAAGCAGCTGAAATACTCGTCACCCCAAGAGGCAATACATTGTCTCTAAATTCTGGTGACTCTCGCGTTGAAAGGGAAAGCTCAACTTCCGGATTTAGCATTCTGTAAGCACATATCAATTGAACCAGTTGTTTATCGGACATCACTGACTTTGGCTGCAAAGACCCTTCACAAGGTCTTAATCGAGGGAAAGAAATCGAATAGCGGGACTTCCAATAAGTCCGTTCCATATAGCTAAGGTG is a genomic window containing:
- a CDS encoding aminopeptidase P family protein — protein: MDVMIKERVEALRRWLSENNVDAVIIPHEDEFLGEYVPAHHERLLWATGFTGSAGAAVITADKAAIFVDGRYTVQVTKQSPADVFEYCHLIQQPPLDWALDNLPTNAKLAVDPKMHSHSWLLKAQDKVTDKLELVLVNDNPVDLIWSDRPAPVYTDARLMEQKLVGQTSESKRQEIAEIVKENRADAALLTQLDSICWLLNVRGLDVSCLPVLLSHAIVHADANVEFFIDPARLPSEFSEHVGQGVTVYSPEQLETQLQALLGKNVLVDPATSNAWFTLTLQNAGAEVINGNDPCLLPKAAKNSAEIEGMRASHLRDGAAMVNFLSWLDAEVEAGNYHDEGLLADKLHEFRKADPTLADLSFDTISASAGNGAMCHYNHMNQPEPGKLEPNSLYLVDSGGQYPDGTTDITRTIAIGKPSHDMIQQFTLVLKGHIGLANAIFPHGTTGHQLDILARQHLWANGYNFDHGTGHGVGHFLSVHEGPQRIAPVVNNVALLEGMVLSNEPGYYRADEFGIRIENLELVVEVETQGDMDMLAFESLTRCPIDKRNIDVALLTDSELTWLNSYHAKVWDEISPLVSGSSLDWLRLATEPLTR